The Syntrophorhabdales bacterium sequence GCAGGTGTGTGCGCGTCTGCAACGATGTGCGCCTTAACGCGACACTCAGCTTTAAACAGCGCGGCAAACAGACCACAATCGGTCCTGCCTTTGACCGCACGCACCTGGAGGCCGGGTGCGAGTTCTGCGGAGCCTGCGTGGACGCGTGCCCCACAGGAGCACTTTCTGCAAAGGTTTCAAAGTGGTCCGGCAAGCCGGACAAGGAAGTTGGGACCACGTGCGTCTACTGCTCTGTCGGCTGTCAGCTCCGCGTCCAGATAAAGAACAACACGGTAATCGATGTGCTCCCAGATTACACATCGCCCGTTGATCACGGCCTGATCTGCGTCAAGGGACGGTTTGCGGTGCCTGAATACGTGCATAGTCCGGCCCGTTTCACTAATCCAAGAGAGCGCACGTCCATGGGATACAACGATATTCCCTGGGAAGAGGCTATAGCGCTGGCTGCCGAAAAATTGAAAGACCTGAGCCCCGATGACTGCCTGCTCATGGTCTCTCCGGAGTTGTCGAACGAAGACCTGTTTGCAGCCCAGCAGTTCGCGAGACAGGCGCTCGGTACGGAGAATATCGCATCATCGCTGCTTATCGAATTGGGCGACGACCTTATGCCTTTCCTTGATCTTGCCACGCGCACGGTCCCAATTTCTGCGATCGGGGAGGCAGAAGCGATACTGGCACTGGGATTCGATTCTACGTACGGCTACTCGCCTATCGGCATTGCAGTAAAAAGCGTAACGCGACGAGGCGCCTTTTTTGCCACGATCAATTCATGCGAGTCGAATCTCGAAATGCTCTCAGAGGCGTCGTGCAGTGCACCCGAGGAGAACTGGGCTACCATCCTCGACGGCATACGCACGGGCGCTTCATGGTCAGGTGCGGCAGGCCCCTCTTTCGGCGGAACGTCCCAATGGAGTGAAGAAGAGAAAATCATCGCGCGGTCCCTTGGAAAGTCAAAGAACAGTCTCCTCATCGCCGGGCCCCAGGTCCTTGCGTCTGAAGCCAGACATGACGTGTTGAAGGCCCTGATTACCATAAGAGATGAGTTGGGCTGGAAGGTCATGATCGCACACCCGTACACCAATATATGCGGCATGGTGGCAGTAGGTGCGCTGCCGGGCCTTGAGCCCGGCCAGATCGTGCGAAAGCAGGCGTCCGAGGGAACGCTGCCGTATGCACCGGAACCGATAGATTTCAAGCGACCTCGTAAGGTGATCTACCTTATCGGAGAGGCGCCTGCAGCAGAACTCCCGCCGTGCGACTATCTGATATACCAGAATGCATTCCCTATGGACTCTTCTCGCCAGCCTGACCTGATTCTTTCTTCTGCCTTGTTCACGGAATGCGCGGGAACAGTGATAAATGCTGAAGGACGCATCCTGCATCTGCAGCAGGCCGTGACACCGTCGGAGGATGTAAAGCCCGACTGGTGGATAGTGAGCAGGATCGCAGAAAAACTCAACAAGGGGAAAATGAAGTACACCACGGTTTCAGCCTTACAGCAGGAGCTCAAAAAACAGGTGAAGGGCATCTCCGACTCGAGAAAGAAAGTTGAGTTTGAAAAGATCGGCTACCCGATCACAAGCGAAAGCGGACGCGTGACGCGCACCTCTTCCCATTGCTGGAACGGACGGGGCGAGAGCCACCGCGGCATTCTGCTCAGCGAGGTGGTTACGGGCATGAAGGTGCTAAAGGAGAAACGATGAACAGGGTCGTCCAGAGCGAAATGCTTGTGCCCAATATGCATCTCTTGGAAATAGAGGCCCCGGAAATTGCGTCCAAGATCAAGCCGGGCCAGTTCGTCATCCTGCGGTCAGAGGAGGAAGGCGAGCGCATTCCTCTATCAGTGGCGGACTGGGACAAGGATAAAGGCACCATAACTATCGTGTTCATGGAAGCGGGTGCGTCGACCGGCCGTCTTGCCGCACTCGCCCCCGGGGCCAGCGTAGCGACGTGTGTGGGCCCGCTGGGCAATGCGACGGAGATTGCGCGCTTCGGCACGGTAATGGTGGTGGCCGGCTGTTACGGCATCGGGAGCATATATCCGGTCGTGCGCGAGTTGAAGAATCATGGGAACACCGTGGTGACGGTCATGGAAGCGCGCAGTTCGTACCTTCTGTACTGGACAAACAGATTCGTCGGCCTGTCGGATAAGATCATTCCCATCACCCGTGATGGAAGCCGCGGTTACAAGGGGCACGTGACGCGCCTTCAGGACGTGATCAATGGATTATCGAGCCCACCCGACAGAATCATCGTCAATGGATGTACCTACCTGATGGCGCGCACCTCCGAGATCACGAAGGGCATGGGCATACCCACGGTCGTCAATCTCAATCCGATCATGATCGACGGAACCGGCATGTGCGGCGTGTGCCGTGTGACCGTGACAGGAAAGATGAAGTTCGCCTGCGTGGATGGACCGGAGTTCGACGGCCACGAAGTCGATTGGAAAGAGTTCCTGGCGCGCAGAAAGCAATACATGGACGAAGAGGCGCTTTATTTCAAGCGGAGCGAACCGGCGCCTGTAATCGCCAAGGCGCTCCATAAAGAGGGGAAGTGCCAAGCATGAGCACAGAAGAACGTCCGAAGAAACTCGATCTTAACCGCAACGATATGCCAAGGCAGCCTCCGGAAATCAGGCGTCACAACTTCAGCGAGGTGGCTCTCGGCTACACGCAGGATCTGGTCATGGCCGAGGCGAAACGGTGCATGCAGTGCAAGAAGCCGCGCTGTGTCACAGGGTGCCCGGTGGAGATTGATATCCCCGGGTTCGTCTCCTTCGTCACCAAGGGCGATTTCGCTTCAGGCATCAAGAAACTGAAGGAGAAGAACTGTCTACCCGCGGTGTGCGGCCGCGTGTGCCCCCAGGAGAGCCAGTGCGAGTCGCAATGTATTCTCAAGAATAAAGGGGCGGAAGTTGCAATAGGAAGGATCGAGCGCTTTCTTGCCGACTGGGAAGCGGCGGAGGGTGTTGTCGAAATCCCGCCCCGGCCAAAGCCGACAGGCAAGAAGATTGCCGTGGTCGGGTCTGGGCCTGCAGGCATCACCGTTGCGGGTGATCTTATTCTGCTCGGCCACGAAGTCACCGTTTTCGAGGCATTGCACAGGGCGGGCGGCGTTCTCACGTACGGGATTCCGGAATTCCGACTCCCGAAGAGAATTGTGGCGCGGGAAGTGGATTACGTGCAGAAGCTGGGAGTGAATGTCGTGACCGACTTCGTCGTAGGGAAGACCCGCACGGTTGATGAGCTGCTCGAAGAATACGACGCGATATTTATCGGTACAGGTGCAGGCCTGCCGTGGTTCATGAACATTCCCGGAGAGAACCTGAACGGCGTTTACTCGGCGAACGAATATCTGACCAGGATGAACCTCATGCAGGGGTATAAATTCCCGAACTCGTCGACCCCCGTGAAAAGACACACACGCGTTGCTGTGGTCGGCGGTGGCAACGTTGCCATGGATTCGGCGCGCACTGCGCTGCGCAGAGGGGCGAAAGAGGTACACATTATCTATCGTCGCTCTATGAACGAGCTTCCTGCGCGCCATGAAGAGGTAGAGAATGCCGAAGAAGAGGGAGTGATTTTTTCAGTGTTGACACTTCCGCTCCGCTACATAGGCGATGAGGATGGATGGTTGCAAGAGATCGAGTGCATGAAAATGGAGCTGGGTGAACCCGATGCCTCAGGGAGGCGTTCACCTGTCGAGATCGAGGGTTCCAATTTCACAGTGAAGTTCGACGCACTTGTGTGCGCAATAGGTAACAGCCCGAATCCCCTCATTCCTTCGACGACTGCAGGGCTCCAGACAACAAAAAGGGGCACGCTCGTTGCCGATCCGGAAACAGGAAAGACGACACGGGACCGCATCTGGGCAGGGGGCGATATAGTGACAGGGGCAGCGACCGTTATTCTCGCGATGGGGGCGGGTAGAAAGGCGGCGCGCTCCATACACGCGTACCTTAGCTAGGGGGCGGGCAGCGGCGTCAAAAGCCCATCTCTTTTGTCGCCTTTCACCTGTCTGTGCTCGACGTGCTTCTAGTACGCCTGCGTCCGCTGGGGACCAGACCCATGGATAGTGCAAGTTGCAAAAGAGCATTTTGCCGCAACTGTCGGATTGCCGCTTGCCGCTATCGCCTCAATCTGCGTTGTGCTTCTCCTCAAGTACACGACCGGCCCTATCGAGTTTAAGGTGCTCGGCTTTGAATTTCACGGCGCATCTGGACCGATAGTTTTATGGGTTATGTGCCTCTTGGCTATCACTCTCGGCATAAAACTTTTGTGGTGAGTGCTCGCGCTTCTATCAGTGGGGCTCGCGTCCTGCCGCTTTGTTTCTTGAGGACTTTTGACTTTTCGTGCTAAAATATTCGCCCTCAGATGGGCGGGAGCTGAGGACCGCACTATAATAACTTCGCCTACTTAGCTCGAGGGATTGCCAGTCTGAGGCGAATAGAAAGATTCGTAACAGGGGGGCGTCGTGAACCTTAAGGAATGTCATTGCAGGCCGGTTTTTGAACTTGCCAAAGAGCTCGAAACGCATATTGATGAGGGCTTGACCCAGGCGGAAGCAGACGCCAGAATGCAGAAACTGGGGCCTAACGAGCTGGACGAACGTCCGCGGCCCGGCTTTTTGCGCATGCTCCTTGACCAGTTCAACAACTTCCTGGTGATCATCCTTATCATTGCCGCTGTTGTCTCTCTCCTTCTCGGGGAATATGTAGATGCCCTGGCCATCATGGTGATCGTGATACTAAACGCCATTGTGGGAGTCGTTCAGGAATCAAAAGCCGAGCAGTCCCTGGCGGCCCTCAAGAAAATGGCTGCACCGAATGCACAGGTCATCCGCGATGGACACCAGAAAGCCATCCCATCGCGGGAACTGGTTCCCGGCGACGTCGTTCTGGTTGAGGCGGGCAACTACATCCCGGCGGATCTTCGTCTGGTGGAAAGCGCCAACCTGAAGATAGAGGAAGCCTCACTGACCGGCGAGTCAGTCCCGGTCGATAAAGTCGCTTCAGAAGTGCTGGACAAAGAGATCCCTATCGGCGACCGGAAGAATTCCGCCTTCATGAGCACCATGGTCACGTACGGACGGGGGAAGGGGATGGTGGTTGCCACGGGTATGCACACGGAGATCGGTCTCATCGCGCAGATGCTCCAATCGTACGAAAGCGAATCGACACCGCTGCAACTCAAGCTCGATCAGCTTGCCAAGTGGCTGGGCACCGCATGCCTTATCATCTGCGGGATTATTTTTGTGTATGGCATCCTCCGGGATACAAACCTTTCGGCCTTCATCAAAAATGGTCTTGTGGCCTATTTCAAGGCTGAGGAGAAGGATATAGTAAACCTCTTCATGACCTCCGTGAGTCTAGCCATTGCCGCCATACCGGAAGGGTTGCCGGCCGTGGTGACGATCTGCCTGGCAATCGGCATGCAGAGGATGATCAAGCGCCACGCGCTGATCCGTAAGTTGCCTGCCGTGGAGACACTCGGCTGCGCGACTGTGATCTGTTCTGACAAGACGGGCACGTTGACCCAGAACCAGATGACCGTTCTCCAGGGCTGGGTGGGCGGCAAGAGATTCAAAGTAACGGGAGAGGGCTATAATCCTACCGGGCAGTTCTTCCAGGGCGATGATGCCTTTAATCCGATGAGAACTTCAGAGACGTCTCTCTTGCTTCACGGCGGAGTGCTTTGCAACGATGCCCTTCTCGAGACTGCAGACGGCGCTAAAGGCGAAGCAAACTGGCGTATTGTCGGCGATCCGACGGAAGGGGCCTTGCTTGTGGCGGGTGCCAAGGCCGGACTTTGGCGCAAGGAAGTAGAGCGGGAATTACCGCGTGTGCAGGAGATCCCCTTCGATTCCGACCGTAAGCGTATGACCACGATCCACGAGGCTAACGGGAGGGCGGAACTGGAGGCCAAATTATGTTTCCCTTGTCCGCCTATCGTGGCCTTTGTGAAAGGCGCGCCCGACGTTGTACTCGATCTGTGCGATCATGTTTTCGAAAACAATACTCAAGTTCCCATTTCGGACGAAAAGAAGAAGGCTGTACTCGAAGCTGTGCACGACATGGCCGGCCAGGCCCTGAGGGTAATGGGCGTAGCGTATCGTCCGCTGGACAAGGTGCCCGATGACTGTAGCAGCGAGACCGTGGAGCGCGAACTCACGTTTG is a genomic window containing:
- a CDS encoding sulfide/dihydroorotate dehydrogenase-like FAD/NAD-binding protein: MNRVVQSEMLVPNMHLLEIEAPEIASKIKPGQFVILRSEEEGERIPLSVADWDKDKGTITIVFMEAGASTGRLAALAPGASVATCVGPLGNATEIARFGTVMVVAGCYGIGSIYPVVRELKNHGNTVVTVMEARSSYLLYWTNRFVGLSDKIIPITRDGSRGYKGHVTRLQDVINGLSSPPDRIIVNGCTYLMARTSEITKGMGIPTVVNLNPIMIDGTGMCGVCRVTVTGKMKFACVDGPEFDGHEVDWKEFLARRKQYMDEEALYFKRSEPAPVIAKALHKEGKCQA
- a CDS encoding cation-translocating P-type ATPase translates to MNLKECHCRPVFELAKELETHIDEGLTQAEADARMQKLGPNELDERPRPGFLRMLLDQFNNFLVIILIIAAVVSLLLGEYVDALAIMVIVILNAIVGVVQESKAEQSLAALKKMAAPNAQVIRDGHQKAIPSRELVPGDVVLVEAGNYIPADLRLVESANLKIEEASLTGESVPVDKVASEVLDKEIPIGDRKNSAFMSTMVTYGRGKGMVVATGMHTEIGLIAQMLQSYESESTPLQLKLDQLAKWLGTACLIICGIIFVYGILRDTNLSAFIKNGLVAYFKAEEKDIVNLFMTSVSLAIAAIPEGLPAVVTICLAIGMQRMIKRHALIRKLPAVETLGCATVICSDKTGTLTQNQMTVLQGWVGGKRFKVTGEGYNPTGQFFQGDDAFNPMRTSETSLLLHGGVLCNDALLETADGAKGEANWRIVGDPTEGALLVAGAKAGLWRKEVERELPRVQEIPFDSDRKRMTTIHEANGRAELEAKLCFPCPPIVAFVKGAPDVVLDLCDHVFENNTQVPISDEKKKAVLEAVHDMAGQALRVMGVAYRPLDKVPDDCSSETVERELTFVGLLGIIDPARPEVKEAVKIAKRAGLKSVMVTGDYKDTAVAIAREIGFSTPGGKIFTGAQLDKMSEAELAAEVDKLDVCCRVSPQHKTKIVDAFKARGHVVAMTGDGVNDAPALKRANIGVAMGISGTDVSKETADMVLTDDNYASIVSAIEEGRVIYSNIRKFVYYLISCNIGEILIIFLAMLVGVPIPLRPVQLLLLNLVTDGAPALALGLEKGDTDIMERPPRPVKEPIINWEMQVGTIVQAVVMTAAVLLSYYWALNRYPGELEKAQTVAFTTLCMSELLRAFTARSEHHGIFSIGLFTNRWMLWAVGGSSMLVLLAVYVPFLRPFFGTTFLDLTDWVVMLPFMMMASVAAEVTKVFIRRHAAKLQHRMAVE
- a CDS encoding 2Fe-2S iron-sulfur cluster-binding protein, with amino-acid sequence MTREKTLSLTIDNKPVEVRSGLTILQAARAHNIYIPTLCALEQLPSYGSCRLCMVEVDGLRGFPTSCTTPAEGGMVIRTETAELKSLRQEVLRLLLSEHPASCLFCTEAEECKNYQGTIRKAGMTTGCRYCPNDSRCDLQELTERVGIGETSYPVRYRNYSVEKLDPFYDRDYNLCILCGRCVRVCNDVRLNATLSFKQRGKQTTIGPAFDRTHLEAGCEFCGACVDACPTGALSAKVSKWSGKPDKEVGTTCVYCSVGCQLRVQIKNNTVIDVLPDYTSPVDHGLICVKGRFAVPEYVHSPARFTNPRERTSMGYNDIPWEEAIALAAEKLKDLSPDDCLLMVSPELSNEDLFAAQQFARQALGTENIASSLLIELGDDLMPFLDLATRTVPISAIGEAEAILALGFDSTYGYSPIGIAVKSVTRRGAFFATINSCESNLEMLSEASCSAPEENWATILDGIRTGASWSGAAGPSFGGTSQWSEEEKIIARSLGKSKNSLLIAGPQVLASEARHDVLKALITIRDELGWKVMIAHPYTNICGMVAVGALPGLEPGQIVRKQASEGTLPYAPEPIDFKRPRKVIYLIGEAPAAELPPCDYLIYQNAFPMDSSRQPDLILSSALFTECAGTVINAEGRILHLQQAVTPSEDVKPDWWIVSRIAEKLNKGKMKYTTVSALQQELKKQVKGISDSRKKVEFEKIGYPITSESGRVTRTSSHCWNGRGESHRGILLSEVVTGMKVLKEKR
- the gltA gene encoding NADPH-dependent glutamate synthase produces the protein MSTEERPKKLDLNRNDMPRQPPEIRRHNFSEVALGYTQDLVMAEAKRCMQCKKPRCVTGCPVEIDIPGFVSFVTKGDFASGIKKLKEKNCLPAVCGRVCPQESQCESQCILKNKGAEVAIGRIERFLADWEAAEGVVEIPPRPKPTGKKIAVVGSGPAGITVAGDLILLGHEVTVFEALHRAGGVLTYGIPEFRLPKRIVAREVDYVQKLGVNVVTDFVVGKTRTVDELLEEYDAIFIGTGAGLPWFMNIPGENLNGVYSANEYLTRMNLMQGYKFPNSSTPVKRHTRVAVVGGGNVAMDSARTALRRGAKEVHIIYRRSMNELPARHEEVENAEEEGVIFSVLTLPLRYIGDEDGWLQEIECMKMELGEPDASGRRSPVEIEGSNFTVKFDALVCAIGNSPNPLIPSTTAGLQTTKRGTLVADPETGKTTRDRIWAGGDIVTGAATVILAMGAGRKAARSIHAYLS